Proteins encoded by one window of Bactrocera oleae isolate idBacOlea1 chromosome 4, idBacOlea1, whole genome shotgun sequence:
- the LOC106615556 gene encoding putative gamma-glutamylcyclotransferase CG2811 — protein sequence MSTKMSGNLIKVFVYGTLKRGEPNHHWLTRSENGHSRFLCEAQTVVKFPLVIGTRYNIPFLLNKPGVGYNVYGEVYEVDDTMFANLDVLEDYPNYYDREIQQIKTEKNEYIDCWLYLIKQYPDQLLFKRYLEKYNNSETLPYCESYLDSSKEDMYVQDELNHVKDETK from the exons ATGTCTACAAAAATGTCTGgcaatttaataaaagtattcGTCTACGGTACACTTAAACGGGGTGAGCCTAATCACCATTGGCTAACACGATCCGAAAATGGCCACTCACGGTTTCTCTGTGAAGCGCAAACGGTAGTAAAATTTCCACTCGTCATAGGCACACGCTACAACATTCCATTTTTACTCAACAAACCTGGAGTTGGCTACAATGTTTATGGGGAAGTGTATGAGGTAGACGACACAATGTTCGCAAATCTTGATGTGCTGGAAGATTACCCCAATTACTATGACCGAGAAATACAGCAAATAAAAACTGAGAAAAATGA ATATATTGATTGTTGGCTGTATTTGATCAAGCAATACCCGGATCAGCTACTATTCAAGCGTTACCTAGAAAAGTATAATAATTCAGAGACACTCCCCTACTGCGAAAG TTATTTGGACAGCTCCAAAGAAGATATGTACGTACAGGATGAGTTAAATCACGTTAAAGATGAGACCAAATGA
- the Tina-1 gene encoding troponin C-akin-1 protein, with the protein MTNIRKAASSLQKLFVCGALKYGQPGHSILANSGNGYAKFWCRATTTEKLPLVIATRYNIPFLLNKPGIGNYVLGEIYEVDDKMLLSLDNLEDCQDVFTREMHDMNIGVGEGTVPCWVYLLQKYPEKLLSLEYLSSYQNSAAHPYVMRNRRTHKHPPQEDLAYTAA; encoded by the exons atgaccaACATCAGG AAAGCTGCTTCTTCTTTGCAAAAGCTCTTCGTTTGCGGTGCCTTGAAATATGGCCAACCTGGTCACTCCATTCTCGCCAATTCAGGCAATGGTTATGCAAAATTCTGGTGCCGCGCCACAACCACCGAAAAACTGCCGCTTGTGATAGCTACACGTTATAATATTCCCTTTCTGCTGAACAAACCTGGTATAGGTAACTATGTATTGGGTGAGATCTACGAGGTAGACGACAAAATGCTGTTATCGCTAGATAATTTGGAGGATTGCCAGGATGTGTTCACACGAGAGATGCATGACATGAATATCGGTGTTGGTGAAGG CACCGTGCCTTGTTGGGTGTATTTACTGCAAAAGTATCCCGAAAAGCTGCTCTCTCTGGAATATTTGTCAAGCTATCAGAACAGCGCCGCTCACCCCTATGTCATGCGTAATCGTCGTACACACAAGCATCCACCTCAAGAGGACCTTGCCTACACTGCTGCCTAA
- the LOC106615530 gene encoding wnt inhibitory factor 1, producing the protein MSTIFVSLLYVFFAIIPTPLSAASRHPLNSLRSLHWRPSKTPCSDYEMLIINTRYCVSRCPIRCSNGSCFEDGVCPCADNYQTSFEKEELVCAAECLPGCHSAGGFCAAPDLCLCSQEGYYFDVVARRCRIYHSLSDRCFGRCLYGNCNTNGECTCAQGYISQDTLFGQLCAPVCIQNCGRYGFCFLPNMCACRKKGYHYEYDGECHADYIHLEQ; encoded by the exons ATGTCGACCATTTTCGTTTCGTTGCTGTATGTCTTCTTTGCTATCATACCAACTCCTTTGAGTGCTGCGTCGCGACATCCACTGAATTCTCTGCGTTCACTCCACTGGCGCCCATCGAAGACGCCCTGCTCCGACTATGAGATGCTGATTATCAACACGCGTTACTGCGTTTCTCGCTGTCCGATCCGTTGCTCAAATGGCAGCTGCTTTGAGGATGGCGTTTGCCCGTGCGCCGACAACTATCAAACCTCGTTCGAAAAGGAAGAGCTGGTGTGCGCCGCCGAGTGTCTACCAGGCTGCCATAGTGCTGGAGGCTTCTGTGCAGCGCCCGATCTGTGTCTCTGTAGTCAGGAGGGCTATTATTTTGATGTGGTGGCGCGCCGTTGCCGCATATACCATAGCTTGAGTGATCGTTGTTTCGG GcggtgcttgtatggaaattgtAACACAAATGGAGAGTGCACCTGTGCACAAGGATATATCTCCCAAGACACTCTGTTCGGCCAACTGTGCGCTCCCGTGTGCATACA AAACTGTGGTAGATATGGTTTTTGCTTTCTACCGAATATGTGCGCTTGTCGAAAGAAAGGCTATCACTACGAATATGATGGCGAATGTCATGCGGACTACATACATCTGGAGCAATAA
- the LOC106615555 gene encoding protein CDV3 homolog, whose protein sequence is MADLDDFFAKKDKKKSKAKPKFLTAEELVKNLEKEAATTAKSKKVEPTIPAPTIAPGAVEEPTEVVEQAPEEEWDDFEQEQRKDYTGLKIGQLTLNDDEEESPGEGEEDDVDSDGNVNTETNFSKRSGGGPWRKVVPAEEVTQIPMEIEKPTSKLYISPALRAAQAGAAPGPRLKPRNRAAPDITNAEYFPSLSAARPEEQRKKKNEPAFEEVRHGGRVQRIHEPVLAPVSMANRFQSLDEDDS, encoded by the exons atggCGGATTTGGATGATTTTTTTGCTAAGAAGGACAAGAAAAAGTCCAAGGCCAAGCCCAAGTTTTTAACTGCTGAGGAGttggtaaaaaatttagaaaaggaGGCGGCAACGACCGCCAAGTCAAAAAAGGTGGAACCAACCATACCTGCGCCAACAATTGCGCCTGGTGCTGTTGAAGAGCCAACTGAAGTAGTAGAGCAG GCGCCTGAAGAAGAATGGGATGATTTTGAGCAAGAACAACGTAAAGATTATACTGGTCTCAAAATCGGTCAACTGACTTTGAATGATGATGAAGAAGAAAGTCCCGGTGAAGGTGAAGAAGATGATGTGGACAGTGATGGCAATGTCAATACTGAAACTAATTTCTCGAAACGTAGTGGAGGCGGTCCTTGGAGAAAGGTTGTTCCCGCCGAAGAAGTGACTCAAATTCCGATGGAAATTGAAAAACCCACatcaaaactttatatatcACCTGCATTAAGAGCTGCT CAAGCTGGAGCGGCGCCTGGACCACGTCTAAAGCCTCGTAACCGTGCGGCGCCCGATATTACAAATGCAGAGTACTTCCCCTCGTTGAGTGCTGCTCGCCCTGAAGAACAACGCAAGAAAAAGAATGAACCAGCTTTCGAAGAGGTTAGACACGGAGGTAGGGTGCAGCGCATCCATGAACCAGTTTTGGCGCCCGTTTCCATGGCGAATCGATTCCAGTCGCTGGACGAGGATGACAGCTAG